The nucleotide window AGCCCATGGCCAACCAGTCTCCGTCACAACAACAGGGATATCTGAAAAGTTGAGTGCTTCTATAGAGTTGTATGTAGCATCAACTAAAGCATCAAACATGCTTACATAATGAAATAAGGTGTTCGGATCAACAATTTGCTTCACCGCAGAGAGTGGTTGGAAAAGAGCATATTCAATTGGAAAGATTCCATCAGAGTGAACATACTCATAATATGGATAAGCATTCAACATGTAATACGAGTTTGTATTTCTTAGAAACTGAAGGATCTGGAAGATCGTTGAGTTCCATGAAGAATTGAAAGTGGCAGTGGAAGGAGGAAATGCCTTAGCAATCACGTCCATTGATTGTGGGGTTGAAACTTTAACTTGGTTATTTAGTCGTGAAGCTACTAATGCTTTATGTAAGTAATTCATAGCAGGAACCAAAACTGGTGCAGCATTTGGGATTGCGGTGAGAACTTCACTTCCCACAGCAATAGCCGTAATATTTGTTCCGGGCATGTAAGCTGCTACATTTCTATTTACCCAAGAAGCTGCAGTTGATGGAGACTCTCCAATCCCTAGGACTTCTTCATTTGTAACGCCTATAATAACTTCGATACTAGTGTTGGCTAAAGCTTTCAACATATGGGCATCAGCATTAAATAGGCGCACATGAGTTATCTGACGAGCTTTAAGGAGTGCAACCACATCTGAAGCTGGGGGTAAATTTGTTACATCAGTGCCGATGTTTATTCCAACAAATGCACCTACAATTTTGAAGAACATGCACGTTAGCACTACAAATGAATCAAAGCACCATCATGCAAGGCCATTATGTAAGCTGCTCAGATGGTTGGATCccattataaataaaaatgtaagtaTATAACATAAACAGCAGAAATCACAACACAATACTGGCCCAACTatcaaaacaacaacatatataccaagtgtaatcccacaagtagggtctggggagggtggtgtgtacgCAGCCTTACCCCTACCCTGTGAAGGTAGATAGGTTGTTTCTGATGGACCCTCAGTGGAACAACTATCAAAATACCAATGCTAAAACCGATTCTCGAGAAAGCATATCAAACAACTTTCTAGGTACAAAATAAGAAGATAACACTAGATTTCTTCTGACTTGCCATTATTGGTTTGTCTTTTTTTCCAATTGCATTCTTACAACGATAATATGATGCTACTAGTTTCTTCATCAAGTCGCTACGAAACACCAAGATTTTGTAAGACAGCGTCAATGCTTCTTCCTGTAGCCTTTCCTAACTCATTGTTCTATCAATGACTTGTGAAGGATGATCCTTTAGTTAAACCTTAGTCATGTTTTTTAGGTAACTAACTTTTTCTGGTAATCACCAAATGTGTAATTACAAAAATTTGTCTAAAGTGGGAGAAGGAGCTTGAGCTTTGGAGGCAGAGGGACCAGAAGAAGCTTCAGGGACCAGTTGATGGCGGAGCAAGAAgcactttttgggtcaaatacTCAATACCTAATCCTTCAAAGAGTGCAAAGAAGAATTTTAGACCATCAATGGGAGGCTTGATCGATAAACCTTAATTGATTGGCAGAACTATTAAATGTCACAACGCTACCTGGCGTTTCACTGTCAAATCACCATGCAGTCTCCCATAATGGTTTTTTGTACTCCATGACACAGCCACTATCTGGTGAACTCCTTACCTCTTTTGCCCTCTTCTAATCATGTAGCACAATCAAGCTACTCCAAGCAATTTTACTATATTCAGTTAACTATTTCATCTATGAAATTTCTTATAATAACTTCATCTTTGAAAAGTTAACATACTTTACTCAAAGCTTATAGATCTATCTTATAAATTAGAACATTTTTTGGTTCAACAAGCATTTAGTACTGTATAATAGTACATGTTACAACTTATCTTGCATGATTAGCATATGCATTATCGCCCAAAAGAAATGTTTGATAAACTAAACGTAGAAAGCCAATAAAGGAGgaaataaatgatatttataCCTAAGTTGCATGACAccacaaaataaacaaataaacaagaaGAATTCCATTAAGCATTCAATAAATGATACAGACAACACGATGCATagtttttaataattcaaatttgatGGTCTGTTTCCAAACATACCCTATCTATCAATTGATACGAACTGATATTTACCATTATAAGGCATATCATATAACCAAATAAGGACCCTTGCATGATATTAACTAGAGTGCTGAATCAATACACAGCAATAACATTATAGAGCTGACAGGGAGAAACTTACTGCATTACCTATTACATttgagataaagaaaaaaaatagaatagatATGGCAAGCCACGGTTTAAGCGTCATCAGAAGCATCCAAAACTTCAACTCTAATATCAATCAGCCGGCAACTGTTGCTTCAAACGGTATTTGTCAAGAGGGTGCTACAGGAAAAAGATTACAAGAAATTAAAGCTAGTTTGATTGAATAGAGAGCAAATGAGCTCAGTTGTATGACTATAACATTGAATGATAAGCAGAACTGCAAAACTTAACAGGCGAAAAGTTCATTCTTCTAGTAATACTGACCCCAGAAATCTAAAAACCGAGTAAAGTAGACAAATAGAAAATGAGACTGTTCAGCAAAGATGCTCGAACTTAAATTAACAGTGTCCTTCTATGTCATTGGGTTTCTCCTAACCATATTAACTAGGGATGAAGAACCCACCAAATGAATATGAAACAAAGTATACACGTGCATGACCTCAAGGGAAATGGCTGAGTCACCACATGATATCTACTGAGGATCGTGTTTATAGCAAAGTAATTCAAAACAAAACCAGTATCAGAAAGTGGAAATGGCTGTTTGCTGTCTAACTTGTTGACGCTGCTCAAGTATAGGATCTTGTACTACCAACATGAACTATATAGAAGAATATACAGCATATTCCCATCCCATCCCACCCCGTGTGATATTAAAAACGCAAACCACACACCCATAAACAAAAGAAGTCTTAGCATAGTAATCCACTAAAAGATGTCTAGCTGAACCCAGAATTACATCAGTGAACAGCACCTAATACAGTCTGGTTCCATTTAACAAGAACCTAacaaaagattcaaactttacgCAGTTTAGCATGCTTGTCTACCAAAACAATAGGTCACAGATTCACAAGAATTTAACATTTCTGTCTCATAGTAGTACACAAATTAAGACATATAGTTATCACTCCACTTCATGGCagcttaaaaacaaaaaacattgTCACTACAGAGGTAACATTGATTATGACATGTGTTTTATCAGTTCATAAGAGCAAAACAGTCACTCTCATCCACATCTCCAAAGCAAGAAATGCTTAAGAAACTTCAAAGAACCAAACTTTATCAAAAACTAACACTACCTTACACCTTAAATAGCATAGACAACACCAAAATCCCAAGAAATATCTAAAGATTAAGAAACCCTTTACAAGTTTAGCCTCAACACTCAAAAACCCCACATCTCAAAACTGATTTAGAAGTACAAAACATTTCAACCAGAAGCAGAAAATGAAggaacaaaaggaaaagaaacaaAGTACCTGAATTCAACTTCTGCTCCACTATAGCAAAACCAAGAAAATCTATTAACCAAGATCCTATTAAGAGTTGGTAAAACTCAAATGTAAACACCAAATAGTTAAGTGGACAAAGCTGacaacacaaaaaccaaaaatttgaagaaaaccCTCTTACCCCACTTCACACTACACTTTGTTGAGTACAAAATAACAGAGAAATGAGTGGTCACAAAGAGGAAAACTGAAACAGCACAAGACACTAGTCTACTGTAGCAGTAACTTCAAGAGACTCCCAAAAATGACTGTTCAATTACTACATAATTATTGATAAAGATTAAAACTTTAACCTTAAACTATACttataattaaaaaacataaacaCCCATATACAGTATAgttccaaataattattttattcaagttTTTGTACATATACACAATTAAAAAGATTACTTTTTTTGGGTACAC belongs to Solanum stenotomum isolate F172 chromosome 1, ASM1918654v1, whole genome shotgun sequence and includes:
- the LOC125874028 gene encoding glucan endo-1,3-beta-glucosidase 4 is translated as MLLMTLKPWLAISILFFFFISNVIGAFVGINIGTDVTNLPPASDVVALLKARQITHVRLFNADAHMLKALANTSIEVIIGVTNEEVLGIGESPSTAASWVNRNVAAYMPGTNITAIAVGSEVLTAIPNAAPVLVPAMNYLHKALVASRLNNQVKVSTPQSMDVIAKAFPPSTATFNSSWNSTIFQILQFLRNTNSYYMLNAYPYYEYVHSDGIFPIEYALFQPLSAVKQIVDPNTLFHYVSMFDALVDATYNSIEALNFSDIPVVVTETGWPWAGGSNEPDATKENAETFNNNLIRRVSNDTGPPSQPKIPINTFIYEMFNEDKRPGPISERSWGVFSTNGSDVYTLGLGSSDSISDNSSTAFCVAKPGADENKLQDGINWACGQGRANCSAIQSGQPCYFPDTIQNHASYAYNDYYQRMHSLGGTCDFDGTATMTTQDPSSRTCKFTGSSNSGGGVFPPAAFGPIGATSQCSTIRLPVIAYTMVVFLALLILDVNGHFVF